A window of the Oryza brachyantha chromosome 5, ObraRS2, whole genome shotgun sequence genome harbors these coding sequences:
- the LOC102715663 gene encoding cyclin-dependent kinase C-1, with protein sequence MAAAAPGQLNLDETPSWGSRGVDCFEKLEQIGEGTYGQVYMARETETQEIVALKKIRMDNEREGFPITAIREIKILKKLHHQNVIQLKEIVTSPGPERDEQGKPIHGNKYKGSIYMVFEYMDHDLTGLSDRPGMRFTVPQIKCYMKQLLTGLHYCHVNQVLHRDIKGSNLLIDNEGNLKLADFGLARSFSNDHNGNLTNRVITLWYRPPELLLGSTKYGPAVDMWSVGCIFAELLNGKPILPGKNEPEQLSKIFDVCGTPDESNWPGVTKMPWYNNFKPPRPLKRRVKENFKHFDRYALDLLEKMLTLDPAQRISAQDALDAEYFWNDPPPCDPKSLPKYESSHEFQTKKKRQQMRQADEAAKRQKTQHPQPHGRLPPIQQTGQPHPQIRPGQMMNNPHPPMAAGPGHHYAKPRGPGGPSRYPQGGNQGGGYPNRGGQGGGGGYGSAPYSQPGRGPPPPYPGSGMAGTGGPRGGAGGGYVGGPNYQQGGPYGPSGPGRGPSYQQQGGSRNQQQYGNWQ encoded by the exons atggcggcggcagcgccgggGCAGCTGAACCTCGACGAGACGCCGTCGTGGGGCTCCCGCGGCGTCGATTGCTTCGAGAAGCTCGAGCAGATCGGTGAGGGCACATACGG GCAAGTGTACATGGCGAGGGAGACGGAGACGCAGGAGATCGTCGCGCTCAAGAAGATCCGCATGGATAACGAGCGCGAGGGC TTCCCCATCACTGCAATCCGCGAAATCAAAATCCTCAAGAAGCTGCACCACCAGAACGTCATCCAGCTCAAGGAGATCGTCACCTCACCAG GACCGGAGAGAGATGAACAGGGGAAACCAA TCCACGGTAACAAGTACAAGGGGAGCATTTACATGGTCTTCGAGTACATGGACCATGACTTGACTGGGTTGTCAGATAGGCCTGGGATGCGGTTCACTGTGCCACAGATTAAG TGCTACATGAAGCAACTCCTTACAGGCCTTCACTATTGCCACGTTAATCAAGTTCTGCATCGTGATATTAAAG GATCCAACCTCTTAATAGACAACGAGGGTAACTTGAAGCTGGCTGATTTTGGCCTAGCAAGATCATTTTCAAATGATCATAATGGAAACCTCACTAATCGGGTGATAACTTTGTGGTATAG ACCTCCAGAGTTACTGCTCGGAAGCACCAAGTATGGACCAGCAGTTGACATGTGGTCTGTTGGTTGTATTTTTGCAGAGCTTCTCAATGGAAAGCCAATTCTGCCTGGAAAGAATGAG CCAGAGCAACTAAgcaaaatatttgacgtgtGTGGCACACCTGATGAATCAAACTGGCCGGGTGTCACAAAAATGCCGTGGTATAACAATTTCAAGCCGCCCCGCCCATTGAAGAGACGTGTTAAGGAGAACTTTAAGCA TTTTGATCGGTATGCTCTTGATCTGCTTGAAAAGATGTTAACACTGGATCCAGCACAG AGGATATCAGCACAGGATGCCCTTGATGCAGAGTATTTCTGGAATGATCCCCCACCATGTGATCCTAAAAG CTTGCCAAAGTATGAATCTTCACATGAGTTCCAGACCAAGAAAAAACGCCAACAAATGCGGCAAGCTGACGAAGCTGCGAAGAGGCAAAAGACACAGCATCCTCAACCACATGGCCGTTTGCCTCCAATTCAACAAACAGGTCAGCCTCATCCTCAAATCAGACCAGGCCAGATGATGAACAATCCGCATCCACCGATGGCTGCTGGACCAGGCCATCACTATGCAAAACCCAGAGGGCCAGGAGGCCCAAGCAGGTACCCACAGGGTGGGAATCAAGGTGGAGGGTATCCAAACCGTGGCGggcaaggtggtggtggcggctaTGGAAGTGCCCCTTACTCTCAACCAGGTCGAGGGCCGCCACCACCGTACCCCGGCAGTGGGATGGCCGGAACAGGTGGTCCAAGGGGTGGCGCTGGTGGTGGCTATGTAGGAGGGCCCAATTATCAACAAGGTGGTCCTTATGGTCCTTCTGGCCCAGGCAGAGGGCCAAGTTATCAGCAACAAGGTGGTTCTCGCAACCAGCAGCAGTATGGAAACTGGCAGTAG
- the LOC102702759 gene encoding probable transmembrane GTPase FZO-like, chloroplastic: MFAAASTSSAGLLPRGTGLVLPTRSLPLLPRHRHRLPRAAAAAGGGVSGGGGSGSGAAASSSRGPPRTLFPGGFKRPEIQVPALVLRVGADEALASGDAVVAAVARGVGIVVLEAGEEGGGRVYEAALSLKASIGDRAYLLIAERVDVASAVGASGVVLADDGIPAIVARSMMMKSNSDSIYLPLVARTIRSADTARSATSSEGADFLIIDTGIDDSFSVMNGVSGTQHVKIPIFFTLCDLQSEGSYSDTASKLLQSGASGIVMSLAGIQVLADDIIERDFSKVDTTDSVLQTDYSSASSLEEANNVTVLTREKAKVAGFTKLDEKVMQLISMEKPILSEAIAVIRKAAPMMEEVELLVDAASRLSEPFLLVIVGEFNSGKSTFINALLGRKYLQEGVIPTTNEIMLLSYSDVDSESAERCERHPDGQYMCYLSAPILKEMNLVDTPGTNVILQRQQRLTEEYVPRADLILFVLSSDRPLTDSEVGFLQYVQQWKKKVVFVLNKLDLYRNSNELEEATAFVKENARKLLNTEDVTLFPVSSRSALEVKLLYSKNGGQEHYGADLFNDPRWRNSKFYDLEHYLLSFLDGSTDNGKERVRLKLETPIGIADRLLTSCQRLVKLEYEKAIDDLTSIKDLVSGVNNYAVKIEADSDSWQRQISSLIARAKGRAISLMESTLQLSNIDLIFTYTLSGGKSTPTKVTSFFQNDILSPSLDDAVNLLSEYSTWLSSTNIREANIYVECFHERWGVLVAQEQRIPSEKNELINEGEKLSVKALDGFSASAAAKVFEEEIREVALGTFGGLGVAGLSASLLTSVLTSTLEDLLALALCSAGGFFAISNFPTRRKLALEKISKAAEKLSSKVDEAIQEDISRSANKLVNFVETISKPYQDACQQKIDWLQGVQGELSAVERKLQTMKVEIQNLHES; encoded by the exons ATGTTCGCCGCCGcttccacctcctccgcggGCCTCCTCCCGCGGGGCACGGGCCTCGTCCTCCCCACccgctccctccccctcctcccgcgccaccgccaccgcctcccccgcgccgccgccgccgccggagggggcgtctccggcggcggcgggagtggAAGTGGTGCTGCCGCCTCGAGTTCGAGAGGGCCGCCGAGGACGCTGTTCCCCGGCGGGTTCAAGCGCCCGGAGATCCAGGTCCCGGCGCTCGTCCTCCgcgtcggcgccgacgaggcgcTCGCCTCCGGCGACGCGGTGGTCGCGGCCGTGGCGCGGGGCGTGGGGATCGTGGTGCTCGAGgccggggaggagggcggcgggcgCGTCTACGAGGCCGCGCTCTCGCTCAAGGCGTCGATCGGGGACCGCGCGTACCTGCTGATCGCGGAGCGCGTCGACGTCGCCTCGGCGGTCGGGGCCAGCGGCGTCGTGCTGGCTGACGACG GTATTCCTGCTATTGTTGCAAGGAGTATGATGATGAAGTCCAACTCTGACTCCATATATCTCCCTCTTGTTGCTAGAACCATACGTTCTGCAGACACTGCAAGAAGCGCCACAAGTTCTGAGGGGGCTGATTTTCTTATCATTGATACTGGCATTGACGATTCTTTTAGCGTTATGAATGGTGTTAGTGGCACTCAACATGTGAAGatcccaatttttttcactttgtgTGATTTGCAAAGTGAAGGATCTTATTCTGATACGGCATCTAAGTTGCTCCAGTCTGGTGCATCTGGAATAGTTATGTCTTTGGCTGGTATTCAAGTACTCGCTGATGATATTATAGAACGGGACTTTTCAAAAGTGGATACCACTGACAGTGTCCTACAGACTGATTACTCTTCAGCCAGTAGTTTGGAAGAAGCAAATAATGTAACGGTCCTAACTCGCGAGAAGGCAAAAGTTGCTGGATTCACTAAACTGGATGAAAAAGTAATGCAGCTGATATCTATGGAAAAGCCTATTCTAAGTGAAGCTATTGCTGTTATCCGCAAGGCAGCACCAATG ATGGAGGAAGTTGAGCTTCTAGTTGATGCTGCTTCTCGCCTGAGTGAGCCATTTTTGTTGGTTATTGTG GGTGAATTTAATTCGGGAAAATCAACTTTTATAAATGCTCTACTTGGGAGGAAGTATCTTCAGGAAGGAGTTATACCCACAACAAATGAGATCATGTTGCTGTCATATTCTGATGTTGATTCTGAAAGCGCAGAACGGTGTGAGAGGCACCCGGATGGTCAATACATGTGCTATTTATCGGCTCCCATATTGAAGGAA ATGAACCTAGTTGACACACCTGGAACAAATGTTATTCTCCAAAGGCAGCAGCGGCTTACTGAAGAATATGTGCCTCGAGCTGATCTAATACTCTTTGTTCTTTCATCAGATAGACCATTGACTGATAGTGAG GTCGGATTTCTCCAATATGTCCAGCAGTGGAAGAAGAAAGTTGTATTTGTTCTAAACAAATTGGACCTTTACCGGAACAGTAATGAG CTTGAAGAGGCTACTGCATTTGTCAAGGAAAATGCAAGAAAATTGCTTAACACAGAAGATGTAACACTATTTCCTGTATCTTCACGCTCTGCTCTGGAAGTCAAACTCTTATATTCAAAAAATGGTGGGCAAGAACATTATGGGGCGGATTTGTTTAATGATCCTAGATGGAGAAACAGCAAGTTTTATGATCTAGAGCATTACCTATTGAGCTTCTTGGATGGATCAACAGATAATGGGAAGGAAAGGGTCAGGCTAAAACTTGAAACACCAATTGGCATAGCAGATCGTTTGCTAACATCATGCCAAAGACTTGTGAAACTAGAATATGAAAAGGCTATTGATGACTTAACATCCATCAAGGATCTTGTTTCTGGTGTAAACAACTATGCTGTGAAGATTGAGGCTGACAGTGATTCTTGGCAGAGGCAGATTTCATCACTT ATTGCGAGAGCTAAAGGCCGAGCAATTTCACTCATGGAATCTACGCTTCAGTTGTCAAACATTGAccttatttttacatatacaCTTTCAGGGGGGAAAAGCACTCCCACCAAAGTTACATCATTTTTTCAAAATGATATTCTGAGTCCTTCCCTTGATGATGCAGTG AATTTGCTAAGTGAATATTCTACATGGCTGAGTTCTACCAATATCCGTGaagcaaatatatatgtggagTGCTTCCATGAGAGATGGGGTGTATTGGTTGCCCAGGAACAAAGGATTCCCTCAgagaaaaatgaacttatcaATGAAGGAGAGAAACTCTCCGTGAAGGCACTCGATGGCTTCAGTGCTAGCGCTGCTGCCAAGGTTTTTGAAGAAGAAATTCGTGAAGTG GCTTTGGGAACCTTTGGAGGGCTAGGCGTTGCTGGATTATCAGCTTCTCTGTTGACCTCTGTTTTGACAAGTACACTTGAAGAtcttcttgctcttgctcttTGTTCAGCTGGCGG GTTTTTTGCAATATCAAATTTTCCTACCCGTCGGAAGCTTGCGTTAGAAAAGATCAGCAAGGCTGCTGAAAAACTATCTTCTAAAGTTGATGAAGCTATTCAGGAGGATATATCCCGTAGTGCTAATAAATTAGTCAATTTTGTTGAGACTATCAGCAAACCGTATCAAGATGCATGTCAGCAAAAGATAGATTGGTTGCAGGGTGTTCAGGGAGAGTTGTCTGCTGTTGAGCGTAAGCTCCAAACTATGAaagttgaaattcaaaatCTCCATGAATCATGA
- the LOC102702473 gene encoding phospholipase A1-Igamma1, chloroplastic-like — protein sequence MAPISCRELSTHLSSPLRGTATATTQARLSFRRDPAPCRPLTATTSDDDRLRLPSAATRDDAVVASLVGQLEHDAAAAAPEEEEEDEELYHHDGAPGRRHAARRHQRHDHMDDELAARWREIHGRDDWAGLLDPMDPLLRSELIRYGEFAQACYDAFDYDQASRYCGSCKYPRRAFFERLGMPAAARGYAVSRYLYATSNFRFPNFFSQSRAGAKIWSQRANWIGYVAVSTDEETARLGRRDIAIAWRGTVTRLEWVSDLMDFLRPVADEGIPCPDPEVKVESGFVDLYTDKDPTCRFCKYSAREQVLMEVRRLVARYTALGEDVSITVTGHSLGSALAMISAYDIAESGANLHNDKSAAVCVYSFAGPRVGNARFKERFEAELGVKALRVVNVHDGVARMPGILLNEGAPAMLRRVAEGLLRVPWCYAHVGVELALDHKRSPFLKDTLDPACHHNLEAHLHLLDGYHGRGERFVLASGRDPALVNKACDFLKDHHCVPACWRQDENKGMVRALDGRWVQPDRHTWHLDDHDHDGKHHHDGTTTRGGARA from the exons ATGGCACCCATCTCCTGCCGCGAACTCTCCAcccacctctcctctcccctccgcggcaccgccaccgccaccacgcAGGCCCGGCTCTCCTTCCGACGCGATCCAGCTCCGTGCCGCCCGCTCACCGCCACAaccagcgacgacgacaggctgcgcctcccctccgcggcCACGAGGGACGACGCGGTGGTTGCCTCCCTCGTCGGCCAGCTCGAacacgacgcggcggcggcggcgccggaggaggaagaggaggatgaaGAGCTGTATCACCACGATGGCGCGCCCGGTCGGCGCCACGCGGCGCGGAGGCACCAGCGCCACGACCACATGGACGACGAGCTGGCAGCGCGGTGGCGGGAGATCCACGGACGCGACGACTGGGCGGGGCTCCTCGACCCGATGGACCCGCTGCTCCGCTCGGAGCTCATCCGCTACGGCGAGTTCGCGCAGGCCTGCTACGACGCCTTCGACTACGACCAGGCGTCGCGCTACTGCGGCAGCTGCAAGTACCCGCGGCGCGCCTTCTTCGAGCGCCTCGGCatgcccgccgcggcgcggggctACGCCGTCTCCCGCTACCTCTATGCCACCTCCAACTTCCGCTTCCCCAACTTCTTCTCGCAGTCACGCGCCGGCGCCAAGATCTGGAGCCAGCGTGCCAACTGGATCGGCTACGTCGCCGTCTCCACCGACGAAGAGACTGCGCGCCTTGGCCGGCGCGACATCGCCATCGCGTGGCGCGGCACGGTCACCCGCCTCGAGTGGGTGTCCGACCTCATGGACTTCCTCCGCCCCGTCGCCGACGAGGGCATCCCGTGCCCGGACCCCGAGGTGAAGGTCGAGTCCGGCTTCGTGGACCTCTACACCGACAAGGACCCAACCTGCCGCTTCTGCAAGTACTCCGCCCGCGAGCAGGTCCTCATGGAGgtccgccgcctcgtcgcccgCTACACCGCCCTGGGCGAGGACGTCAGCATCACCGTCACCGGCCACAGCCTCGGCAGCGCCCTCGCCATGATCAGTGCCTACGACATCGCCGAGTCCGGCGCCAATCTCCACAACGACAAG AGTGCGGCGGTGTGCGTGTACTCGTTCGCGGGGCCGCGGGTGGGGAACGCGCGGTTCAAGGAGCGGTTCGAGGCGGAGCTCGGGGTGAAGGCGCTGCGGGTGGTGAACGTGCACGACGGCGTGGCGCGGATGCCGGGGATCCTGCTGAACGAGGGGGCGCCGGCGATGCTGCGGCGCGTGGCGGAGGGGCTCCTGCGGGTGCCCTGGTGCTACGCGCACGTCGGCGTCGAGCTCGCGCTCGACCACAAGCGCTCGCCGTTCCTCAAGGACACGCTCGACCCGGCCTGCCACCACAACCTCGAGGcgcacctccacctcctcgacGG GTACcacgggcgcggggagcggtTCGTGCTGGCGAGCGGGCGCGACCCGGCGCTGGTGAACAAGGCGTGCGACTTTCTCAAGGACCACCACTGCGTGCCCGCGTGCTGGCGCCAGGACGAGAACAAGGGCATGGTCCGCGCCCTCGACGGCCGCTGGGTCCAGCCCGACCGCCACACCTGGCACCTCGACGACCACGACCACGACGGCAAGCACCACCACGACGGCACCACCACGCGAGGGGGGGCACGGGCATGA
- the LOC121054479 gene encoding protein FANTASTIC FOUR 1-like, which yields MPSFLDSSPAAGDWSSLYLAAQEPVKAPRHGLVMPPPAAAAAAAKRPAYGGGRRIKNFEMCTEALGCETGGVDGAAAIAAAEDVMAVETDCAERKRRAREEAAAESMVMELEAGRVRRAGGALPPPLTTLARGGSRVRMVHERRDGRLAVYAVRTAGVQAERCGGRLRLRLVPCAGCSNAAECHQKEKQLIKEEAEEAAAIVAKEEKHDADDEDEHGSVAKYVRGGRCMEAEVAAAAAAAARRGKKWEPEQAAPFWVATS from the coding sequence ATGCCTTCGTTTCTCGACTCAtcaccggcggccggcgactggAGCTCGCTGTACTTGGCGGCGCAGGAGCCTGTGAAGGCGCCGCGGCATGGGTTGGTGATgccgcctccggcggcggcggcggctgctgccaAGAGGCCGGCGTATGGTGGCGGGAGGAGGATCAAGAACTTCGAGATGTGCACCGAGGCGCTCGGGTGCGAgaccggcggcgtcgacggcgccgccgccattgctgcGGCTGAGGATGTCATGGCCGTCGAGACGGACTGCGCGGAGAGGAAGAGGCGTGCCAgggaggaggccgcggcggagtCGATGGTGATGGAACTGGAGGCGGGGAGggtgcgccgcgccggcggcgcgctgcCCCCGCCGCTGACGACGCTGGCGCGCGGCGGGAGCCGCGTGCGCATGGTGCACGAGCGCCGCGACGGGCGGCTGGCGGTGTACGCGGTGCGGACGGCCGGGGTGCAGGCCGAGCGCTgcggcggccgcctccgcctccgcctcgtccccTGCGCCGGCTGCAGCAATGCGGCCGAGTGCCACCAGAAGGAGAAGCAACTGATCAAAGAAGAagcggaggaggccgccgccatcgtcgccaAGGAAGAGAagcacgacgccgacgacgaagacgagCACGGCAGCGTCGCCAAGTACGTGCGCGGCGGGCGGTGCATGGAGGCTgaggtcgccgcggcggcggcggcggcggcgcggcgcggcaagAAGTGGGAGCCGGAGCAGGCGGCCCCATTCTGGGTGGCCACCTCTTGA